The genomic window CCTGCAGGGCCTCACTGACCTCGCTCTGCAGCAGCGCCATCCGGGTCGCCGCGACGTAGGCCCGCCCGCTGGGATGCGCCGCCTCGACGTCGCCGGACCCGGAGAACAGATCGATCTTCCGGGCGTACGCGTGGGCACTGCGCTGGGCGTCCGGCAGCAGCGCCGCCAGCGCTTCGATGTGCCGCAGAGTCTCGCTCACGAAACCACCACCTGTTTGGTCGGTGCGGGCCCGGCCGCCCGCAGGTGCCGGGCGATGCGCAGCAGATGCGCGGTCTCCCCGGCGATGTCGGTGCCGCCCCGAGGGTCGGCCGTCCAGCGTTCGGCGGGTTGTTCGCCGCGAGCCTTGGCCCGGATCGCGGCCGCCAGCACGGCAGCCTGCACCCGATAGGGGTCGCCGTAGTCCGCCTCCCGCGCCACCCGGGCGTCGAACCACGGGCGCAGCGCCAGCCAGCCGTCGCGGATCTCGACCACCAGCCGGACCAGGCGGTAGTCGATGTCCCGGACCGCACCGCGGCGGGTGTGGCTCGGGTCGAGCGCGATCTCCGGGGTGGCCCGGCTCAGCAACGCCCACAGCGGGTAGAGCCGGTGGTAGGTGCGCAGCCGCTGCAGCCAGGCTGCGGCGGCGGCCACCTTCGGACCCCAGGAGGGGATGGTGAAACCGATCAGGATGAGCACGCAGCCCGGCCCGGTGAGCAGCGGCGACATCTGCTGCTGCACGGCCGCCGGGATCGGTTCCCAGCCGATGTTGCGAGCGCCGATGTAGAACGCCTTCTCGGCGCAGTAGGCCAGCCCGAAGACCGCGCCCCAGCCGACCAGCCGCAGACCGAGGCGCAGGAACCGTTGCCGGGTCCGGCGGGCGAACCGCCAGGACAGTCGCAGGATGTCGGCCAGCGCGATCACGAAGTAGCCCAGGTACACCATCATGTACTCGGCCATGTAGGGCGCGTCGCCGTACCGGGTGGTGAACTCGCTGGTCAAAGTGGTGTCGAGGGGCGCGAGCGCGAAGAGGACGGCCATCGCCGCGGCACCGGCGGCCACCGCGAGGAACCGGAACCAGGTGCTGCGCCGGGGCGGGTCGGTGACCGTCCAGTGCAGCAGGAGCAGTTGCACCGAGACAGCGAACCCGATGATCCCGTAGTGGGCGATCAGCCGGGCGATGTTGGGGACACCGAACAGTTCGTCGATGCGCACGTAGACGAACGGGGTGTTCGCGGCCGGCGCCCAGACCAGGCAGGCCAGCATCGTCACCAGCGCGCGCCGGGTCGCGCTGCGCGGATCCCGGATCAACGGCGGGATCTTGTACGCCAGCGCGATCAGTGCCAGTGCCGCCACCAGCGGATAGATCACCGAGGACATCGCTCACCGCCCGCCGGGGTCGATGAGCGTGTGGTGCAGGCGGTTGAGCACCGGGTCCTCGGTGGCGGCGGGCCGGGGCCGGGCCAGCACCGAACGGCGCAGCAGCAGGGAGGCGATCATCTCGGCCTCCTTCTCCTGGACCTCGCTGTAGTCGGTGCGGCCCAGCACGGCCTGCACCAGCGACGGGTCGAGGTCGGGCAGCAGCAGGCGGGAGGCCTCGGCGTCGAGGACCGGCGCGGTCAAATGGCCGCAGATCAGATGGCCCAGCTCGTGCCGGATGATGTGCTCCTGATGCATCCGGCTGGTGCCGGCCTCGTAGAAGACGACGTCGAACCGCTCGGTGCGCACCGCGAGCCCGCACGGGCTGGAGGTGGGCAGGTGCTCGCCGATCAGGTGGATCGGGCGGCCCTGCCGGCCGGCCAGGACGTCGCACAGCTCGCGGACCCCGGCGGCGTCCGGCAGGCCGAGGTCGGCAAGGATCCGCTCGCACCGGCGGCGCAGCGCGCGATCGGCCATCAGGCGGTTCTCTCGTCGCTCTCGTCGCTCTCGTCGAGCCCTTCGAGTTTGCGGCAGCGGTCGACGAGTAGTTCGATCAGGTGGGTGCTGTCGTCGGAGAGCCCCTGCTGGCGCAGCACCCGGCGGAGCGCGACCTGCTGGACCTTCATCTGCCGGAGTTCGTTGAGCATGTCGATCTGCTCGCGCACCCGCCGGGTGACCGCGTCGTCCACGAAGAACCCCGGATCCACCCCGAAGGCCCGGGCCAGGGCCTGTACGTGGGAGGTACGCGGATCGGTGGTGATGCCGCGGCGCATCTCCCCGACGTAGGCGGCGCTGATGGTGACTCCGGTGCCGTCCCGCCGCCCCAGCTCGTTGATCTTGTTGGCGATCTCCTTGGTGGTGTACCGCCGGCCGGACTCCTCGCCCGGCCCCAGTTCACCGGCGGTCGGCCGGACCCGGTCGAAGAGGAACTCCAGTCGGGCCGCGAGTGTCTCCGGAGCCGGTGAGTCGTGTCCGGTCTGGTGCGGCGCCACCGGTCCTCCTAGATGGACGTGCGGTAAACAGTCGTGTCGCGGAATCGCCCGGCGGTACACGCTCGTTGACACCAAAGTGTAAAGACAGCGTATAGTCGCGACGGCGGGACAACGCATGTAGCTCGATGTCGCAATGTAGAGCACGGGCGTGTTCCGGGCCAGCGCCACCCCACGGGGACTGAGGGGCAGTGATGCGCCTCCGGGGGCACGGCGACCGGTGGGAGGAGAATTCCACCGGTCGCCCGGCGTCGTCCTACCGGGCCCGGGCCTCCTTGTGCGCGTCGGCGAGCTGGACCGCCAGGATGCCGGCGAACTCGACCGTTGCCATCCGTACCGCCAATGCTCTGGTGGGGTGGGGGTGGCTTTTTCTGGTCAGCCGGGCCAGCCAGCGCTTCTCCAGCTGACGGCGGCCGACGAGCGCCGCCACCGACAGGGCGAGCGCTCCCGCGGTCAGGGCGGCTTTGCGCTTGTCGAAGACGAACTCCGGCTCCTGGGTGGCAGCCGGCGGATCGGAGACCGGGAACGGGTGCGGGGCGAGCGCGATCTCGTCGCCGGCGGCACCGGTCTTGTCCGGCGTGACGGCGTAACTGACGGCGGCCAGCGCGGCTACCGTGCCGGCGCGGGCCAGGCGGCGGCGGGCCGGCGACAGCTCGCGGGCCGCGATCCAGGTGCCGCTGACACCGGCTTGCAGGACGGCCATGCCGACGGCGCGCAGGTACGGAGAGGTAGGCATGGCCAGACCTTATCGAGGCCCGGCTACCGGCACGCTTTGGTGCGATAAAGGGTAGATTGCATGGATGAGGCGGACGTCGACGGTCCTGGCCATGCTGACCGCGGTCTTCTGTTCGGCGTGCGGCGGCACCGGCACCGAGAGCGCCCCGGCCGACGACGGCTCGGTCAGTCTCGGCTTCGTGCAGGTGGGCAGCGACGGGGCCTGGCACCGGGCGAACACCCGGTCGATCGTGCAGGCCGCCGCCACCGCCGGAGTCGCCCTGGACGTGCGCGACGACGGGCGCACCCAGGAGCAGCAGATCGCCGACCTGCGGGACCTGATCGCCCGCGGGGTGGACGTCCTCGCCCTCTCCCCGGTCGTCGAGTCCGGCTGGGACGGGGTGCTCCAGCAGGCCAAGGACGCCGGAATCCCGGTCATCCTCACCGACCGGGCGGTCGACACCACCGACACCTCGCTCTACGTCTCGGCGCTCGGCTCCGACTTCACCGCCCAGGGCCGCAAAGCCGGCGAGTGGATGGTCGGGCGGTTCCGCGACACCACCGGCCCGGTCAAGGTCGTCGAGATCGAGGGGACCACCGGATCGGCCGCCGCCAACGGCCGGCTCGCCGGGTTCCACACCGCGATCAAGGCCGCCCCGCACCTGGAGGTGATCGCCTCCCGCGACGGTGACTTCAGCCGGGAGGGCGGGCAGAAGGTGATGGCCGGATTCCTCACCAAGTACCCCGACATCGACGCGGTCTACGCGCACAACGACGAGGAGGGCATCGGTGCCGTCGCCGCCATCGAGGCAGCCGGGAAGAAGCCCGGCAAGGACATCGCGCTCGTCACGGTGGACGCCAGCCGGGACGGGCTCACCGCTCTCGCCGCGGGCAAGCTCGA from Actinoplanes derwentensis includes these protein-coding regions:
- a CDS encoding nucleoside triphosphate pyrophosphohydrolase family protein → MSETLRHIEALAALLPDAQRSAHAYARKIDLFSGSGDVEAAHPSGRAYVAATRMALLQSEVSEALQEIRSRDLDLDPAARRPDDALSLELADILIRTLELSEYLGVDLGAALVAKTADTLGGYRHGGVRF
- a CDS encoding MAB_1171c family putative transporter produces the protein MSSVIYPLVAALALIALAYKIPPLIRDPRSATRRALVTMLACLVWAPAANTPFVYVRIDELFGVPNIARLIAHYGIIGFAVSVQLLLLHWTVTDPPRRSTWFRFLAVAAGAAAMAVLFALAPLDTTLTSEFTTRYGDAPYMAEYMMVYLGYFVIALADILRLSWRFARRTRQRFLRLGLRLVGWGAVFGLAYCAEKAFYIGARNIGWEPIPAAVQQQMSPLLTGPGCVLILIGFTIPSWGPKVAAAAAWLQRLRTYHRLYPLWALLSRATPEIALDPSHTRRGAVRDIDYRLVRLVVEIRDGWLALRPWFDARVAREADYGDPYRVQAAVLAAAIRAKARGEQPAERWTADPRGGTDIAGETAHLLRIARHLRAAGPAPTKQVVVS
- a CDS encoding aldo-keto reductase family protein, producing the protein MAPHQTGHDSPAPETLAARLEFLFDRVRPTAGELGPGEESGRRYTTKEIANKINELGRRDGTGVTISAAYVGEMRRGITTDPRTSHVQALARAFGVDPGFFVDDAVTRRVREQIDMLNELRQMKVQQVALRRVLRQQGLSDDSTHLIELLVDRCRKLEGLDESDESDERTA
- a CDS encoding ABC transporter substrate-binding protein, with product MRRTSTVLAMLTAVFCSACGGTGTESAPADDGSVSLGFVQVGSDGAWHRANTRSIVQAAATAGVALDVRDDGRTQEQQIADLRDLIARGVDVLALSPVVESGWDGVLQQAKDAGIPVILTDRAVDTTDTSLYVSALGSDFTAQGRKAGEWMVGRFRDTTGPVKVVEIEGTTGSAAANGRLAGFHTAIKAAPHLEVIASRDGDFSREGGQKVMAGFLTKYPDIDAVYAHNDEEGIGAVAAIEAAGKKPGKDIALVTVDASRDGLTALAAGKLDFVVECNPLFGPQLLDLVAKAAAGETTPRHVPVTETVFDAEAARKALPTREY